The DNA sequence GATAAGTCAAAAATTGTACAGTCCCAAGGGTGCTTGCAGTACAACACTTCTTTGGAAGGGTCGGTAACTACGAGGGTTTAGAGGTGCGCATTCTATATGTATGGAGGATTGATATCTTTGGTTATGATAATGTTTATATCAGAGGAACTTGCTTATGATTTATTTGGGCTAAGAAACGAGAGCAAAAATTTTGTGATACCGCGAAGAGCAGAAGAGCGAGCAAGTTATCCCATTTGTTAAGCAAACTGCAGAGGGCATTTCCTGTGCTTCCTAACTGATGTCACTTGTTGGTGTTTCATCTAGATTCATTGTACAATATAGGTTCAGCCATTTGTTTTCTGACAGTGATTAAGTGGAAATGAAACTGTGTCTCTCATGAGGGTTGCCTTGATGTAAGTTTGCCTTTGCACAAAGGTTTTCCCAGAAGTAACCAAATGTCACCATCTTTTCTCTTAGAAGAAAGGAATTAACAAACTAATTCATCATTTTATCTAGCtgtcaccaaaaaaaaaaaaaaaaaacaacaacaacaaaaacaaaaacaaaaactatagAATACATGACCATTTACTGAGCTATAAAACAATCAATTCTTTGGTACCTAAAGTTGTCTGAATAGTACTTAGGGTCATTGATGGGGAAAAACCATTCGCTCTTTGTGCAATCTTCAATTCGTTATGAGTATTATCATACAGCTCTCAACCTGCCATCTCCAAGTGCATTGATGCCATAAAAATCAGTATTGTCGATGCCTTCAAGTTTGTTGCCTCCGTTGATGGAAACAGTACTATTTACATAAACAACTGCTTGAGTGTGGAAATAATCTCCTACGAAGTGAATAGGAAGATACTTGACTGTTTGCTTCTCAAGGTTGTATGAGACTACGCTTCCATCTTCAGCAACCATAAGAAGCTCATCACTTTTCCAAAATACCAATGGTGCATATAGCAATGGAATTTCAACGCCTTCCATGGGTCCTATAGTTAAGCATTTTGTCCATGAACCCTTAACATTTCCCGAATTATTCATCACCCATATGTCGAAAGATTGGGGAACCACAGTTACTGTTGGACAGCTGATTAGAGCAATAGATTCTTTCCACTTTCCGAGCCTCACATGATACTCATCTGGCATCTCTTCCCATGGAATCGATATCACATTAAATATCTCATCACCCATATCAAATGAAAGGATGCATTCCCCAACTTGCCCACATACCTGCCAATAATAAATTCCCTCAAAGAACATTTGCTGATCACAGTAGCCAGACATAACAAAAAATTCTCTGTATGTATATTCGGTCTCGACCTCTCTCCAAGAATTAGAACCCAAAGTGTATACCTCTGCTCTGAACCAATAACATGACTCTTCATAGACTACAAATCTAACAACCTTGTAATCTTTACCTTTGCGATCATAGCCAAAGCCTAGAAATTCAGTGTAGTATCTTAATTCTAAGTCAAGATACTCATCATTATCACTGGGGAGAAGAAGACAAGACTTGGGAAGAAGCTTGAATTCCTTGATTGCTGGGTTGCATAAAACAACGTTACCAACGAAAAATTTTAGGCAAGTGATACCATCGCAATGACCTGCAATCCTAAGATCAGAGGAACGACTTATCTGATTCATAGGAGGCGGAACCCTAAGAACCTCTGCAACAAGGTCGTCAATCTCATTGCAGAGATAAAGTGATGACAGTAGAGTTTCCACATCGTCACCAGTTTCCGCATGGTCATTGTTCTCAACTTTCTTCTCAACAGTATGCTTGCAAAGAATGGAAACGGATGAGGATGCGCGCAAAGAATTGGAGAGGTGTTTGGCTACGAAACTAGGGCTTTGGATAAGATTCCACCACAAGGTACAGACGCATTTGAATCGCATCAAGGATTTAGGAGGTAGTCTTGATAGGATTTGCTCCACGATTTCTTCAGACACATGCAATTTGGTACAGTTTGCCATATCAATCTCCTCTACTCTCTCCTCTCTTAAAACCTAGATCGTATTAAAAGACTGAAAGGGGAGAC is a window from the Rosa chinensis cultivar Old Blush chromosome 2, RchiOBHm-V2, whole genome shotgun sequence genome containing:
- the LOC112185724 gene encoding F-box/kelch-repeat protein At3g06240 isoform X1, with the protein product MANCTKLHVSEEIVEQILSRLPPKSLMRFKCVCTLWWNLIQSPSFVAKHLSNSLRASSSVSILCKHTVEKKVENNDHAETGDDVETLLSSLYLCNEIDDLVAEVLRVPPPMNQISRSSDLRIAGHCDGITCLKFFVGNVVLCNPAIKEFKLLPKSCLLLPSDNDEYLDLELRYYTEFLGFGYDRKGKDYKVVRFVVYEESCYWFRAEVYTLGSNSWREVETEYTYREFFVMSGYCDQQMFFEGIYYWQVCGQVGECILSFDMGDEIFNVISIPWEEMPDEYHVRLGKWKESIALISCPTVTVVPQSFDIWVMNNSGNVKGSWTKCLTIGPMEGVEIPLLYAPLVFWKSDELLMVAEDGSVVSYNLEKQTVKYLPIHFVGDYFHTQAVVYVNSTVSINGGNKLEGIDNTDFYGINALGDGRLRAV
- the LOC112185724 gene encoding F-box/kelch-repeat protein At3g06240 isoform X2; translation: MRFKCVCTLWWNLIQSPSFVAKHLSNSLRASSSVSILCKHTVEKKVENNDHAETGDDVETLLSSLYLCNEIDDLVAEVLRVPPPMNQISRSSDLRIAGHCDGITCLKFFVGNVVLCNPAIKEFKLLPKSCLLLPSDNDEYLDLELRYYTEFLGFGYDRKGKDYKVVRFVVYEESCYWFRAEVYTLGSNSWREVETEYTYREFFVMSGYCDQQMFFEGIYYWQVCGQVGECILSFDMGDEIFNVISIPWEEMPDEYHVRLGKWKESIALISCPTVTVVPQSFDIWVMNNSGNVKGSWTKCLTIGPMEGVEIPLLYAPLVFWKSDELLMVAEDGSVVSYNLEKQTVKYLPIHFVGDYFHTQAVVYVNSTVSINGGNKLEGIDNTDFYGINALGDGRLRAV